A genomic region of Dunckerocampus dactyliophorus isolate RoL2022-P2 chromosome 10, RoL_Ddac_1.1, whole genome shotgun sequence contains the following coding sequences:
- the her6 gene encoding hairy-related 6: protein MPADMMEKSSSSPVAATPASINSTPDKPKTASEHRKSSKPIMEKRRRARINESLGQLKTLILDALKKDSSRHSKLEKADILEMTVKHLRNLQRAQMTAALNTDPTVLGKYRAGFSECMNEVTRFLSTCEGVNTEVRTRLLGHLASCMTQINAMNYPSQHQLPPAAGSTHPSFAQPLVQIPGSSPQVLPLSAVPCKGASSPTALPGPDAAKVYGGFQIVPATDGQFAFLIPNATFTPNGAVIPVYANNGGTVPAAVSPGAPSGNSDSVWRPW, encoded by the exons ATGCCTGCCGACATGATGGAAAAAAGCTCCTCCTCTCCGGTCGCCGCAACCCCGGCGAGTATCAACTCCACCCCGGATAAACCCAAAACAGCCTCGGAGCACAGAAAG TCTTCCAAGCCCATCATGGAAAAGAGGAGAAGAGCCAGAATCAACGAGAGCTTGGGACAACTGAAGACGCTCATCTTGGATGCGCTCAAGAAAGAT AGCTCCAGACATTCCAAACTGGAGAAAGCAGACATCCTGGAGATGACGGTGAAACACCTCCGGAACCTTCAGAGAGCTCAAATGACGG CTGCTTTAAACACGGACCCAACCGTTCTGGGTAAATACCGTGCCGGTTTTAGCGAGTGCATGAACGAAGTGACCCGTTTCCTCTCCACCTGCGAGGGCGTCAACACGGAGGTCAGAACGCGGCTGCTGGGCCACTTGGCCAGCTGCATGACCCAGATCAACGCCATGAACTACCCCAGCCAGCACCAGCTGCCACCCGCAGCCGGGTCCACGCACCCGTCCTTCGCTCAGCCCCTGGTGCAGATACCCGGCTCCTCTCCGCAGGTGCTGCCCTTGAGCGCCGTACCCTGCAAAGGAGCCTCCTCGCCCACCGCTCTCCCCGGCCCAGACGCCGCTAAAGTGTACGGTGGCTTCCAGATTGTGCCTGCCACGGACGGACAGTTTGCCTTCCTCATACCCAACGCCACGTTCACCCCCAACGGTGCCGTCATCCCCGTTTACGCCAACAACGGAGGCACCGTGCCGGCCGCAGTCTCTCCCGGAGCCCCCTCGGGCAACTCGGACTCAGTGTGGCGGCCCTGGTGA